The Seriola aureovittata isolate HTS-2021-v1 ecotype China chromosome 2, ASM2101889v1, whole genome shotgun sequence genome has a segment encoding these proteins:
- the zbtb49 gene encoding zinc finger and BTB domain-containing protein 49: protein MDTLSSHSSYLLQQLQEQRIQGLLCDCMLVVKGVCFKAHKNVLAAFSSYFRSLFQNSPSQKNEVFNLVIQDVSGIGQILDYMYTSHLDVNQDNVQALLDIAQCLQVPNVQSMCNSFLKPCPPPVEIPSFSLPGMLSSEHDCLLGSSLPHDVDLHCSSEAQRPSLSSDVDHAKRVSVSVPNSSSNCDTPSSTQAPVEKQLVHGYKLRNFYSKQYFKQTAIQTNSAASNQGPGPLVVMEEQHCQLGVNQGGNNTPVCSGNTIQPNPPSTSVAVEKNPVSTLTPSENLNTPNSDSTDSMLNRPVRPKKAVYLKKYNYLRSQKALEEMCAESVSEPVLSCPKESHQEESLVQTETPEVPVDGITAGGEKVPEMVTDAQHPSPPPVTQEEQNLKTVPEPQQQTGHKQYCCDVCGKIFKHLSNLELHKRSHTGEKPFQCNVCGRNFSQAGNLQTHLRRHSGEKPYICELCGKSFTASGDVHRHKVVHTGEKPHLCDICGRGFNNLSNLKEHKRTHATDKTFTCDQCGKSFNTHRKLLKHKARHAGEKPHSCATCGKCFIGSGDLQRHIRSHTGEKPYICNACGKSFTRSAMLRRHSNMHCKGAPADSPVTDNSEQTRSADGAASFPKPVSHRKPPASTSEQNLSTMIPHTGLDKSSPPTPSPPQPPPHIETPSPSMHLSPASTPTPLPELRSLVPHHLLSSSHQERTDHMKVAKPHLAQEAVYGPYVENGNMSVEMGRGLPGRPYLPPTDNQCSSFTSSRPSGGSYRSSEGQFISSVTLWGLAMKTLQNDNDMEQ from the exons ATGGACACCCTATCCAGCCACAGCTCCtacctcctgcagcagctccaggagCAGAGGATTCAGGGGCTGCTGTGTGACTGCATGCTGGTGGTCAAAGGTGTCTGCTTCAAAGCCCACAAAAATGTCTTGGCTGCTTTCAGCTCCTATTTCAG GTCTTTGTTCCAAAACTCACCTAGTCAGAAGAACGAGGTGTTCAACTTGGTTATCCAGGACGTCAGTGGCATCGGTCAAATATTGGACTATATGTACACCTCCCACCTTGACGTCAATCAAGATAATGTACAAGCGCTCCTGGATATTGCTCAGTGCTTGCAGGTTCCAAACGTGCAGAGCATGTGTAATTCCTTCCTCAAGCCTTGTCCTCCACCAGTGGAAATCccatcattttctctcccagGCATGTTGAGCTCTGAGCACGACTGCCTCTTGGGGAGCAGTCTTCCTCATGATGTTGACCTCCACTGCTCCTCTGAGGCCCAGAGGCCCAGCCTCAGCAGTGACGTGGACCATGCCAAAAGGGTGTCAGTTTCTGTGCCAAATAGCAGCTCAAACTGTGACACACCGAGCAGCACTCAGGCACCTGTGGAAAAACAATTAGTTCATGGCTACAAGCTCCGTAACTTCTACAGCAAGCAGTACTTCAAACAAACCGCAATTCAGACTAATAGTGCAGCCTCAAATCAAGGCCCAGGTCCTTTGGTGGTGATGGAAGAGCAGCACTGTCAGCTCGGGGTCAACCAGGGAGGCAACAACACACCTGTATGCTCAGGAAACACAATTCAGCCAAATCCTCCCAGCACATCTGTGGCTGTGGAAAAGAACCCTGTCTCCACTTTAACACCCTCAGAAAATTTAAACACACCCAACTCTGACTCAACAGACTCCATGCTCAACAGGCCAGTGCGCCCAAAGAAGGCTGTGTACCTGAAAAAATACAACTACCTGAGGTCTCAGAAGGCTTTGGAAGAGATGTGTGCTGAATCTGTCAGTGAACCCGTCCTCAGCTGTCCCAAAGAGAGTCATCAAGAAGAgtctttggttcagactgaaactCCAGAAGTTCCCGTCGACGGCATTACTGCAGGTGGTGAGAAGGTTCCTGAGATGGTGACAGATGCACAACATCCCAGTCCTCCACCTGTGACCCAAGAGGAACAAAATCTGAAGACCGTGccagagccacagcagcagacaggacaTAAGCAGTattgctgtgatgtgtgtgggaAGATTTTCAAACACCTGAGCAACCTGGAGCTGCACAAGCGCTCACATACCg GTGAGAAGCCCTTTCAGTGTAATGTTTGTGGGAGAAACTTCTCACAG GCTGGAAATTTACAGACCCATTTGCGGCGACATTCCGGAGAGAAGCCGTACATCTGTGAATTATGTGGTAAAAG CTTTACAGCATCAGGGGATGTCCATCGCCACAAAGTGGtccacacaggagagaagccACATCTGTGTGATATATGTGGTCGAG GATTTAACAACTTGAGCAATCTGAAGGAGCACAAGAGGACTCATGCCACAGACAAGACGTTCACCTGTGACCAGTGTGGAAAAtctttcaacacacacagaaagcttcTGAAGCACAAGGCTCGCCACGCTGGAGAAAAACCCCACAGCTGTGCCACCTGTG GGAAGTGCTTTATTGGTTCAGGGGACCTACAGCGTCACATACGTTCCCACACTGGTGAGAAACCCTACATCTGTAACGCCTGCGGTAAGAGCTTCACTCGCTCTGCCATGTTGAGGAGACACAGCAACATGCACTGCAAAGGGGCGCCAGCCGACAGCCCGGTCACCGACAACTCTGAGCAGACGCGTAGCGCAGATGGAGCAGCCTCATTCCCTAAACCTGTCAGCCACCGAAAACCTCCTGCCTCTACCAGTGAGCAGAATTTATCCACTATGATACCTCACACAGGGCTAGACAAATCCTCACCACCTACTCCTTCACCACCGCAGCCACCACCACATATAGAGACTCcttctcccagcatgcacctcaGCCCAGCTTCCACCCCTACCCCTCTTCCAGAGCTACGCTCGCTGGTACCGcatcacctcctctcctccagccaCCAGGAGAGAACTGACCACATGAAGGTGGCCAAGCCCCACCTAGCTCAGGAGGCTGTGTACGGTCCATATGTGGAGAATGGGAATATGTCAGTGGAGATGGGCAGAGGTCTGCCGGGGAGGCCCTACCTGCCTCCCACAGACAATCAGTGCAGTTCATTTACATCCAGCAGGCCCAGTGGTGGCTCCTACAGGTCCAGTGAGGGCCAGTTTATCTCCAGTGTTACGCTGTGGGGCCTGGCAATGAAAACTCTGCAGAATGACAATGACATGGAGCAATAA